From one Peredibacter starrii genomic stretch:
- a CDS encoding fimbria/pilus outer membrane usher protein, which produces MTKIFLLVLLFLVGLNTTIASDVQGHTYEANLPLYDEENNLGDVTALIEGEKVIFIDRDDLKAVLQNVLKDDTLNSLDKLPERVRPEILPFAITFSPEELKLMASLGLEIKSRKKTDLGVNLEEEKKLALRPAPFGGAINYRLEKNWAHDDLGGDYFDGQFNSFMNLKSVVLENQTYYQDNKEKPWFRGDTRLVKDFEKHQIRTQIGDVYPQIQGFMAPRPMGGINIARNFTLNPYRLPYPTGNQNFNLKSRSFVKYFVNSVLVKSEYLPAGNYTAKDIPLNNGLNTVLIEATDDLGQKQVFVFRASSSISLLNEGESRFDVSYGAPFLDSATKRTYLEGDGKVFSGFYQYGFSSLLSSSVYLQNQNDFNLMGAEVINATAIGNFTLGGAHSMLGDVDGNAASVGYQLVTQGQKWFDSHTLGLRYEFRSQDFKTTLLDVASSVQNAYAATYTVPVGSHITLALGGNYGDVRNNNLENRYGYDSSASFRLFNQHNVTVYVSRNRDEFKKWNDVAYVFFTFMFPESNNFVSGLYDYNKETVKATLMRDNQNRLYKTRAQAIAEYGADKQNGEVDLSYPTPVGDFGGRITGNRLTESNQTIGRGSARINSALVFAFDDGEFGGGISRPVPGSFVLFKPEKRLKDQKIGLKSTSPFTEAESGLFDEIVFSNLIAYQYRDIQLDPTFLDPGRTLVKEKFMLYPTYRSAHLITLRERGAVVLTGTILNADGSPLSLQVGSLNDMPFFTNSDGMIFIEGVEPGRYEISLPDREEKIPVFVNENDKGMKNLGTIQLKDEL; this is translated from the coding sequence ATGACTAAGATTTTTCTATTGGTCTTACTTTTTCTAGTAGGTCTGAACACTACTATCGCTAGTGATGTTCAAGGCCATACTTATGAGGCCAACCTCCCCTTATACGACGAGGAAAATAACCTCGGCGACGTGACCGCCCTGATCGAGGGTGAAAAAGTCATTTTCATTGATCGCGATGATTTAAAAGCTGTTCTGCAAAATGTTCTAAAAGATGACACGCTTAATTCCCTGGATAAACTTCCTGAGCGGGTTCGACCTGAGATTCTTCCCTTCGCCATCACCTTCAGTCCAGAGGAATTAAAACTCATGGCGAGTCTGGGACTTGAAATCAAATCTCGTAAAAAGACTGATCTGGGCGTGAATCTGGAAGAAGAAAAGAAACTCGCTCTTCGTCCTGCTCCGTTTGGGGGCGCCATCAATTATCGTTTGGAAAAAAACTGGGCCCATGATGACCTCGGCGGCGATTACTTTGATGGTCAGTTTAATTCTTTCATGAACCTTAAATCTGTGGTTCTGGAGAATCAAACTTACTATCAGGACAATAAAGAAAAACCATGGTTTCGTGGCGATACACGTTTGGTGAAAGATTTCGAAAAACACCAGATTAGAACTCAGATTGGTGACGTTTATCCTCAAATTCAAGGTTTCATGGCCCCACGTCCGATGGGTGGGATCAATATCGCGAGAAACTTTACTCTGAATCCTTATCGCTTGCCCTATCCGACAGGAAATCAAAACTTCAACTTGAAGTCGCGCTCTTTTGTTAAATACTTCGTGAACTCAGTTCTGGTTAAATCCGAGTATCTTCCGGCCGGTAATTATACCGCTAAAGACATTCCGCTTAATAACGGTCTTAACACCGTTTTAATCGAAGCAACTGATGATCTCGGACAAAAACAGGTTTTCGTTTTCCGGGCCTCATCAAGTATCAGTCTTTTGAATGAAGGAGAGAGCCGATTTGATGTGTCTTACGGAGCTCCGTTTTTAGATAGTGCTACCAAAAGAACTTATCTTGAAGGTGATGGCAAAGTTTTTTCTGGATTCTATCAATATGGATTTTCTTCACTCCTCTCTTCATCGGTTTATCTTCAGAACCAAAATGATTTTAACCTTATGGGGGCTGAAGTCATCAATGCTACGGCGATCGGTAATTTCACTTTAGGTGGAGCTCACTCGATGCTGGGAGATGTGGATGGAAACGCGGCCAGCGTGGGCTATCAACTCGTGACTCAAGGCCAGAAATGGTTTGATTCCCACACTCTGGGTCTTCGCTATGAATTTCGATCACAGGATTTCAAAACAACACTTCTAGATGTCGCCTCATCGGTTCAGAACGCTTATGCCGCCACTTATACTGTTCCGGTTGGCAGTCACATTACTCTCGCCTTGGGTGGTAACTACGGTGACGTCAGAAATAATAATTTAGAGAATCGTTATGGCTACGATAGCAGTGCCAGCTTTCGATTATTTAATCAGCACAACGTCACTGTTTATGTGAGCCGCAATCGCGATGAGTTTAAGAAATGGAATGATGTGGCCTATGTGTTCTTTACCTTCATGTTCCCTGAGTCGAACAACTTTGTATCAGGGCTCTATGACTACAACAAAGAAACAGTGAAAGCGACTCTTATGCGGGACAATCAAAACCGCCTGTATAAAACCAGGGCCCAGGCCATTGCTGAATACGGTGCCGATAAACAAAACGGTGAAGTGGATCTTTCTTATCCGACACCTGTGGGTGACTTCGGAGGAAGAATTACCGGAAACCGCTTAACCGAAAGCAATCAAACTATTGGCCGGGGAAGTGCCCGCATTAATTCCGCTCTGGTATTTGCCTTTGATGATGGTGAATTTGGCGGTGGTATTTCTCGTCCGGTTCCGGGAAGTTTTGTTCTCTTTAAACCAGAAAAGCGTCTAAAGGATCAGAAGATCGGGCTTAAATCAACTTCTCCTTTCACAGAAGCTGAGTCAGGTCTTTTTGATGAAATTGTCTTTAGTAACCTTATTGCTTACCAGTACCGAGACATTCAACTTGATCCGACGTTCCTTGATCCGGGACGCACTCTCGTGAAAGAAAAGTTCATGCTCTACCCGACTTATCGTAGCGCACACTTAATTACTCTAAGAGAACGTGGAGCGGTGGTGCTCACGGGTACGATCTTGAATGCTGATGGATCACCTCTCTCACTTCAAGTGGGAAGTCTTAACGATATGCCGTTCTTCACGAATAGTGACGGTATGATTTTCATCGAAGGTGTTGAGCCCGGACGATATGAAATCTCATTACCAGATCGTGAAGAGAAGATTCCTGTATTCGTGAATGAAAATGATAAGGGCATGAAAAATCTTGGCACAATCCAATTGAAGGATGAACTATGA
- a CDS encoding fimbrial biogenesis chaperone encodes MNRFILLLLPLLFSFTFSPMSQTIDLGEKQKATQYLIENDSDQKMAIELSVKERAMNEKGEETLTATTEMAIFPPQIIIQPGDKRTIRVSWTGKDIPTAEKNFRVIAEQLDLKVDAKSKNKSGVKMLMKYMATLYLTPEDAEEKLSITSFEKKGNEVSITIENSGNRHKILADPKITFANDNKKVLLEKNDLIGIAGENVLGNSKRIFVIKTTKEIPAKSKATLKVND; translated from the coding sequence ATGAACCGTTTTATTCTACTATTATTGCCTCTGCTTTTTTCTTTCACTTTTTCCCCTATGTCTCAAACCATCGATCTTGGTGAGAAACAAAAGGCCACACAGTATCTAATTGAAAATGACTCTGACCAGAAAATGGCCATTGAACTTTCAGTTAAAGAACGGGCCATGAATGAGAAAGGAGAAGAAACTCTAACTGCCACAACCGAAATGGCGATCTTCCCTCCACAAATCATCATTCAACCAGGTGATAAAAGAACTATTCGCGTAAGCTGGACCGGTAAAGACATTCCAACTGCGGAGAAGAATTTTAGAGTGATAGCTGAACAGCTCGATTTAAAAGTGGACGCCAAGTCTAAAAATAAATCCGGTGTAAAAATGCTCATGAAGTATATGGCCACTCTTTATCTCACTCCGGAAGATGCGGAGGAGAAACTTTCGATTACTTCTTTTGAGAAGAAAGGTAATGAAGTAAGCATCACGATTGAGAACTCAGGCAATCGTCACAAGATTCTAGCTGATCCCAAAATCACGTTCGCGAATGACAACAAAAAAGTTCTTCTTGAAAAGAACGATCTTATCGGGATTGCCGGCGAGAATGTTCTCGGAAATAGTAAAAGAATTTTCGTCATTAAAACCACTAAAGAGATTCCTGCAAAATCAAAAGCGACATTAAAAGTTAATGACTAA